The following are encoded together in the Poseidonibacter lekithochrous genome:
- the trpB gene encoding tryptophan synthase subunit beta, whose protein sequence is MGMSYLESHPDENGYFGKFGGSFIPPVLEQPFADITKAYEEIKNSPKFLEELKYVRKHYQGRPTPISFAKNLTAHCGGAKIYLKREDLNHTGAHKLNHCMAEVILANHLGKKKVIAETGAGQHGVALATASAYFGLECEIHMGEVDIAKEHPNVVRMKILGANVIPATHGLKTLKEAVDSAFESYLNDPENSIYCIGSVVGPHPFPMMVRDFQSVIGFESKEQFSEHEENLPDNVVACIGGGSNAMGIFAGFIDDKDVNLYGVEPMGRGEDLGDHAASLTYGEEGVMHGFNSIMLKDKNGEPAPVYSIGSGIDYPSVGPEQAHLKEIGRTKVGLCNDEETVDAFYKLSQLEGIIPALESAHAVGFAMKLAKTLPSDKTILVNLSGRGDKDIDFVVDNHPIPNAKF, encoded by the coding sequence ATGGGTATGAGTTATTTAGAATCACATCCTGATGAAAATGGTTATTTTGGTAAATTCGGAGGATCTTTTATTCCTCCTGTTTTAGAACAACCTTTCGCAGACATTACTAAGGCATATGAAGAGATTAAAAACTCTCCAAAGTTTTTAGAAGAACTTAAGTATGTTAGAAAACATTACCAAGGTAGACCTACTCCTATCTCTTTTGCTAAGAATTTAACTGCGCACTGTGGTGGCGCAAAGATTTATTTAAAAAGAGAAGATTTAAACCATACAGGTGCACATAAACTTAATCATTGTATGGCAGAAGTAATTTTAGCTAATCATTTAGGTAAGAAAAAAGTTATTGCTGAAACTGGTGCTGGACAACATGGTGTTGCACTTGCTACTGCTTCAGCATATTTTGGTTTAGAATGTGAAATTCATATGGGTGAAGTTGATATTGCTAAAGAGCATCCAAATGTAGTTAGAATGAAAATTCTAGGAGCAAATGTAATTCCTGCAACTCATGGACTTAAAACATTAAAAGAAGCTGTAGATTCTGCTTTTGAATCTTATTTAAATGATCCAGAAAACTCAATTTATTGTATTGGTTCTGTTGTTGGACCACACCCATTCCCTATGATGGTTAGAGACTTCCAAAGTGTAATAGGATTTGAATCAAAAGAGCAATTTTCTGAACATGAAGAAAATCTTCCTGATAATGTTGTTGCTTGTATTGGTGGTGGATCTAATGCTATGGGTATCTTTGCTGGATTTATTGACGATAAGGATGTGAATCTTTATGGAGTTGAGCCAATGGGTAGAGGTGAAGACTTAGGTGATCACGCTGCTTCTTTAACTTATGGAGAAGAAGGAGTAATGCACGGTTTTAATTCTATAATGCTAAAAGATAAAAACGGTGAACCAGCACCGGTTTATTCAATTGGTTCTGGTATTGATTATCCATCAGTTGGACCTGAACAAGCGCATCTTAAAGAAATTGGTAGAACTAAAGTTGGTTTATGTAATGATGAAGAAACTGTAGATGCATTCTATAAATTATCTCAATTAGAAGGAATTATTCCTGCTTTAGAATCAGCTCATGCAGTAGGTTTTGCTATGAAATTAGCTAAAACTTTACCAAGTGACAAAACTAT
- a CDS encoding transporter substrate-binding domain-containing protein, which translates to MFKYLFLFFLFLSTVYSNSVDLTIKEKEFIKTNPIINVGAETNWPPFDFVENGQYTGIARDYLDLIEKNTGLTFNYITSDSWDNLLNLSKNKQIDLLPVLVKNDEREEYLTFTNDYISIRAYLYSKNNFKNLDELENKTIAIPSGYSQGNFLNENYPNIKILKVNSILDALDSVITNKADALISNPAIINYLMQKNSLTGVHADFSLKFNSNKLHMATRNDMTILRDIIQKTLDNFSEKEKRKIINTWIGNLPVETKLTQTEKNYIANNKQVIVANELDWVPYDYNENGKPKGYIIDYVKLIFSKAGFEPVFVTDTWKNLYKGFKEGDIDLLPVLTYNEKREKELRFTNSYLKQNHSIITKLSNTDILSLDDLNDRKVVLVKGWNSTNTLVSNYPEINFILVDSLDEVFSALINNVASATIQNKILSQYTINKMYSDKLKISADVVFNDFKNELYMAVQKENKILESIINKTMLKVKEDELNAIELKWIRKSKEINFTEEELGFIDSKIVNVAFTPNWAPLSFISDNKPYGLGFDFWSYIVDKANLKTNNNSQDTFSLALNSIKNKNNDVIITTSETKERSKYAIFSDSYYKAPMGIATLKDQNFIPDASYLIGKRVAVGKNYTAHHLLKKSYPKIDFVPVLNIEEGLELLSQNKVFALVDNMPILTYNIKKNGFSDIKISGNTGIDFNLQVMIRDDYEILQSIINKVLRRMSPSEKEEIFNKWSSVEYIQTFDYSTLWKYFLPLGLIIIIILYKNRQLLNYQKTLKLTQLELEYSLNSFKTLVDLTIEGIFIVKDKKIVFVNKELLRIFNIDSENDVLSMNINDFFVEKQKENINEIIFNSDSKTYEITALRNNEDKFPSIIKSQKIMFEYNKADIILIIDMSEIKNKENLLIQQSKMASLGEMIGNIAHQWRQPLSFISTAASGLKLQKEFDQLNDQIFVETLDGINETTKFLSQTIEDFQNYLKEDKQKNEFNINSCVEKILNIVKGSFINHSINVKLDLDENLIIHSYENELNQALLNILNNSKDALCGIDMNNRYISIKTKEENSKYLIEIIDNAGGVDSNIIDKLFEPYFTTKHKSQGTGLGLYMTHKIITESLEGEINIFNTSETFENVYYDKCTKVLISLPLY; encoded by the coding sequence ATGTTTAAATATTTATTTTTATTCTTTTTATTTCTCTCTACTGTTTATTCTAATTCTGTTGATTTAACTATTAAAGAAAAAGAATTCATTAAAACTAATCCTATTATTAATGTTGGTGCTGAAACTAACTGGCCACCTTTTGATTTTGTTGAAAATGGGCAATATACTGGTATTGCTAGGGATTACTTAGATTTAATAGAAAAAAATACTGGTCTAACTTTTAACTATATTACCTCAGATTCTTGGGATAACTTATTAAACCTATCAAAAAATAAACAAATTGATCTCTTACCTGTTTTAGTTAAAAATGATGAAAGAGAAGAATATTTAACTTTTACTAATGATTACATTTCAATTAGAGCATACTTATACTCAAAAAATAATTTTAAAAATCTAGATGAATTAGAAAATAAAACAATAGCTATTCCTTCGGGTTATTCCCAAGGTAATTTTTTAAATGAAAATTATCCAAACATTAAAATATTAAAAGTTAATAGTATTCTTGATGCCTTAGATAGTGTAATTACTAACAAGGCTGATGCTTTAATATCAAATCCTGCAATAATTAATTATCTAATGCAAAAAAATTCTTTAACTGGTGTTCATGCAGATTTTTCTCTAAAATTTAATTCTAATAAACTTCATATGGCTACAAGAAATGATATGACAATTTTAAGAGATATTATTCAAAAAACATTAGATAACTTCTCAGAAAAAGAAAAAAGAAAAATTATAAATACTTGGATTGGAAATTTACCTGTTGAAACTAAATTAACTCAAACTGAGAAGAACTATATTGCAAATAATAAACAAGTAATTGTTGCAAATGAATTAGATTGGGTGCCTTATGATTATAATGAGAATGGTAAACCAAAAGGTTATATAATTGATTATGTAAAACTTATATTTTCAAAAGCAGGTTTTGAACCAGTATTTGTTACTGATACATGGAAGAATTTATATAAGGGCTTTAAAGAAGGTGATATTGACTTATTACCTGTTCTTACATATAATGAAAAAAGAGAAAAAGAGTTAAGATTTACAAATTCTTATTTAAAACAAAATCACTCAATCATTACAAAGTTATCCAATACAGATATATTAAGTTTAGATGATTTAAATGACAGAAAAGTTGTATTAGTAAAAGGATGGAATTCCACAAATACTTTAGTTTCTAATTATCCTGAAATCAATTTTATTTTAGTAGATAGCTTGGATGAAGTTTTTTCTGCTTTAATAAATAATGTTGCTAGTGCTACAATTCAAAATAAAATTTTATCTCAATATACTATTAACAAGATGTATAGTGATAAACTAAAAATATCAGCAGATGTAGTATTTAATGATTTTAAGAATGAACTTTATATGGCTGTCCAAAAAGAGAATAAAATCCTTGAAAGCATTATCAATAAAACTATGTTAAAAGTAAAAGAAGATGAACTAAACGCAATTGAACTTAAATGGATTAGAAAATCTAAAGAGATTAACTTTACAGAAGAAGAGTTAGGTTTTATTGATAGTAAAATTGTAAATGTTGCTTTTACACCAAACTGGGCGCCTTTGAGTTTTATTTCTGATAATAAACCTTATGGTTTAGGCTTTGATTTTTGGTCATATATTGTAGATAAAGCTAATTTAAAAACTAATAACAATTCACAAGATACATTTTCATTAGCTTTAAATAGTATTAAAAATAAGAATAATGATGTAATTATTACTACCTCTGAAACTAAAGAAAGATCAAAATATGCTATTTTCTCAGATTCATACTATAAAGCTCCAATGGGAATTGCTACATTAAAAGATCAGAACTTTATTCCTGATGCATCTTATTTAATTGGGAAAAGAGTTGCTGTTGGTAAAAACTATACTGCTCATCATTTACTAAAAAAATCTTACCCTAAAATTGATTTTGTTCCAGTTTTAAATATTGAAGAAGGTTTAGAGTTATTATCACAAAATAAAGTATTTGCATTAGTTGATAATATGCCAATTCTTACTTATAATATAAAGAAAAATGGTTTTAGTGATATAAAAATATCTGGTAATACTGGGATTGATTTTAATTTACAAGTAATGATTAGAGATGATTATGAAATATTACAATCGATTATAAACAAAGTATTAAGAAGAATGAGCCCTAGTGAAAAAGAAGAAATATTTAATAAATGGTCTTCTGTTGAATATATTCAAACTTTTGATTATTCAACTTTATGGAAATACTTTTTACCTTTAGGATTAATTATAATCATAATTTTATATAAAAATAGACAATTGTTAAATTATCAAAAAACACTGAAATTAACACAGTTAGAATTAGAATATTCATTAAATAGTTTTAAAACTTTAGTTGACTTAACAATAGAAGGTATATTCATTGTAAAAGATAAAAAGATTGTTTTTGTAAATAAAGAGCTTTTACGAATATTTAATATAGATAGTGAAAATGATGTTTTAAGTATGAATATAAATGATTTTTTTGTTGAGAAACAAAAAGAAAATATAAATGAAATTATATTTAATTCTGATTCTAAAACTTATGAAATAACGGCACTTCGTAATAACGAAGATAAGTTTCCTTCTATTATTAAATCTCAAAAAATTATGTTTGAATATAACAAAGCAGATATTATTCTAATTATTGATATGAGTGAAATAAAAAATAAAGAGAATTTATTAATACAACAATCTAAAATGGCAAGTTTAGGTGAAATGATTGGTAATATTGCTCATCAATGGAGACAACCTCTTAGTTTTATTTCAACAGCTGCAAGTGGTTTAAAACTACAAAAAGAGTTTGATCAATTAAATGATCAAATATTTGTTGAAACATTAGATGGTATAAATGAAACAACAAAATTTTTATCTCAAACTATTGAAGATTTTCAAAACTATTTAAAAGAAGATAAACAGAAAAATGAATTTAATATTAATTCTTGTGTTGAAAAAATTCTAAATATTGTAAAAGGTTCATTTATAAATCACTCTATTAATGTCAAATTAGATTTAGATGAAAATTTAATTATTCATAGTTATGAAAATGAGTTAAATCAAGCACTTTTAAATATTCTAAATAATTCTAAAGATGCATTATGTGGTATTGATATGAATAATAGATATATATCTATTAAAACAAAAGAGGAAAATAGTAAATATCTTATTGAGATAATTGATAATGCTGGTGGAGTTGATAGTAATATTATTGATAAACTATTTGAACCTTATTTTACAACAAAACATAAAAGTCAAGGAACAGGTCTTGGTTTATATATGACACACAAAATAATCACAGAAAGTTTGGAAGGTGAAATTAATATTTTTAACACTTCTGAGACTTTTGAAAATGTTTATTATGACAAATGTACAAAAGTTTTAATAAGCTTGCCTTTATATTAA
- the dnaJ gene encoding molecular chaperone DnaJ, with amino-acid sequence MTDQDYYELLGVDRSADKSTIKKAYRKMAMKYHPDKNPGDHEAEENFKAVNEAYQVLSDEEKKSIYDRYGKQGLEGHGQGGGFGGGGFDDLSSVFEEMFGSAFGGGGRGSRRERKTYNYNLDVAVDVNLEFNEAVFGCNTEIDYKYKTACKPCKGTGAKDGKLSTCKTCAGQGQVHARQGFMTFAQTCPTCEGSGQAASSSCKKCSGKGYDEVKDSFKVDIPEGVNDGMRIRVSNKGNIAPDGTRGDLYLQVHVREDSHFVRHDDDIYLEAPIFFTQVALGATIKIPGLRGELELEIPSGAKDKQQFKFRGEGVKSVQGYGKGDLVVQITIEYPKSLNAEQEDLLEKLQESFGVESKPSETNFENMFDKVKKWFS; translated from the coding sequence TTGACTGATCAAGACTATTATGAATTATTAGGTGTAGATAGAAGCGCCGATAAAAGTACAATTAAAAAAGCTTATAGAAAAATGGCTATGAAATATCATCCTGACAAAAACCCAGGTGATCATGAAGCAGAAGAGAATTTTAAAGCTGTAAATGAAGCATATCAAGTTTTAAGTGATGAAGAAAAAAAATCAATTTATGACAGATATGGAAAACAAGGTTTAGAAGGTCATGGTCAAGGTGGAGGCTTCGGAGGCGGAGGCTTTGATGATTTAAGTTCTGTATTTGAAGAGATGTTTGGTTCTGCTTTTGGTGGCGGAGGTAGAGGCTCTAGAAGAGAGAGAAAAACGTATAACTATAACTTAGATGTTGCAGTTGATGTTAATCTTGAATTTAATGAAGCTGTATTTGGATGTAATACAGAAATTGATTACAAATATAAAACCGCTTGTAAACCTTGTAAAGGTACAGGTGCAAAAGACGGTAAATTATCTACTTGTAAAACATGTGCTGGTCAAGGTCAAGTTCATGCAAGACAAGGTTTTATGACATTTGCTCAAACTTGTCCTACTTGTGAAGGTTCTGGTCAAGCTGCTAGTTCATCTTGTAAAAAATGTTCTGGTAAAGGTTATGATGAAGTTAAAGACTCATTTAAAGTTGATATTCCTGAGGGTGTTAATGACGGTATGAGAATTAGAGTTTCTAATAAAGGAAATATTGCTCCTGATGGAACAAGAGGTGATTTATACTTACAAGTACATGTAAGAGAAGATTCTCACTTTGTTAGACATGATGATGACATCTATTTAGAAGCACCAATTTTCTTCACACAAGTAGCACTTGGAGCGACTATTAAGATTCCAGGTCTTAGAGGAGAATTAGAACTTGAAATTCCATCTGGAGCTAAAGATAAACAACAGTTTAAATTTAGAGGAGAAGGTGTTAAATCTGTTCAAGGTTATGGAAAAGGTGATTTAGTTGTACAAATTACAATTGAATATCCAAAATCATTAAATGCTGAACAAGAAGATTTATTAGAAAAATTACAAGAAAGCTTTGGTGTTGAGAGTAAGCCAAGTGAAACTAACTTTGAAAATATGTTTGACAAAGTTAAAAAGTGGTTTTCTTAA